In a single window of the Pocillopora verrucosa isolate sample1 chromosome 4, ASM3666991v2, whole genome shotgun sequence genome:
- the LOC131786749 gene encoding uncharacterized protein, whose amino-acid sequence MEKGMEIAEDRNLEKDIKEEKSEEGDESKDVIKTAKAKKEPMRNLLAFYAFGALIYTVYSVIISGAQDILAGTFIPTAAVLVTNVGPYFLVTMIAPYFIHKMPYVVRIVAIYAFFTAGLFIIVYAKEVYLKLVGICTTSLGAGIGEVSFFTLTAYYEKVSVAAYSAGTGSGFILGPLYYTGLTTWSCVSPNNAMLIMAGSPLLYLIFYAIMEKKHSVAAATSGELNESESQANMVTWKEKLSTAGKILPLVGSLFIAYVSEYVIIQSVITTMAFPSAPFPPRVHYRYYIFIFLSGEFIARSYLAVIASLKPSLVNVFAIRRIWILSLVLVAQLVFFTLAAWYRFLHDVWIVFILIFIAGLGAGAAFTNAFVVVSETDPRFKEFAMGFATIGMGAGTFCAGVVGLLMEPVIRDHCLLVSDVGDYCFTRPFGGWNQTLSC is encoded by the exons ATGGAAAAGGGTATGGAGATTGCAGAGGACAGGAATCTGGAAAAGGacattaaagaagaaaaaagtgagGAAGGCGACGAAAGCAAAGATGTAATCAaaactgcaaaagcaaaaaaggaGCCAATGCGAAATCTTCTGGCCTTCTACGCTTTCGGTGCGTTGATCTACACGGTATATTCTGTCATCATTTCAGGTGCACAAGACATTCTGGCGGGTACCTTCATTCCAACTGCCGCAGTGTTGGTGACAAATGTTGGTCCGTATTTTCTTGTGACAATGATCGCGCCCTATTTTATACACAAAATGCCGTACGTCGTGCGAATAGTGGCAATTTATGCATTTTTTACAGCAGGTCTGTTTATCATTGTTTACGCTAAAGAAGTCTATCTGAAGTTAGTTGGAATATGTACGACCTCCCTCGGAGCCGGAATTGGGGAAGTATCGTTTTTTACATTAACTGCCTATTACGAGAAGGTTTCTGTTGCTGCTTATTCAGCGGGTACAGGTTCTGGATTTATCTTGGGACCTCTTTATTATACTG GTTTGACAACATGGAGTTGTGTATCACCGAATAATGCAATGCTGATAATGGCTGGGTCACCTCTTCTCTATCTAATTTTCTATGCCATAATGGAGAAAAAACATTCTGTGGCGGCTGCCACATCCGGGGAATTAAATGAATCGGAGTCACAAGCAAACATGGTCACgtggaaagaaaaactttcTACAGCTGGAAAGATCCTCCCATTAGTTGGATCTCTGTTCATAGCTTACGTCAGCGAATACGTCATCATTCAATCTGTTATCACCACTATGGCATTTCCAAGCGCCCCTTTTCCGCCTAGAGTTCATTATAGATactatatttttatatttttgagtGGTGAATTCATTGCTAGGTCATACCTTGCTGTGATCGCATCCCTGAAGCCAAGCCTTGTCAATGTGTTCGCGATTAGACGTATATGGATTTTATCATTAGTCTTAGTGGCTCAATTAGTGTTTTTTACTCTAGCAGCGTGGTATAGATTCTTACACGACGTGTGGATCGTTTTCATTCTAATTTTTATCGCTGGTCTTGGCGCGGGTGCAGCTTTTACAAACGCTTTTGTTGTGGTGTCAGAGACTGACCCCAGATTTAAGGAATTTGCCATGGGATTTGCCACCATAGGAATGGGGGCCGGAACATTTTGTGCTGGGGTAGTGGGACTACTTATGGAACCAGTGATTCGCGATCACTGTTTACTTGTATCAGACGTAGGAGACTATTGCTTTACGAGACCTTTTGGCGGATGGAATCAAACCTTAAGTTGCTGA
- the LOC131786599 gene encoding uncharacterized protein — protein MEDKTEEKHATLMDLFPANSDTDTSREKPGTICAFFVFGFLIYATYSLIISGAQDILAGTFVPTSAVLVANVGPYFIITVVAPYFIQKIAYFPRILAIFFLMVTGLTMVVSAKRVGVRLLGISLSSFGFGLGELSFIAMTSFYHGTAVSAFSAGTGTGISMAPLYYTAMTTWACVSPSVTISIMAVSLVFLLIFYALMERKHTQDGQAAAKGITRKDIQYSPIEEEEQDINPGDDLLTWKEKCTAIKKVWPIIASIISAWIAEYLIIQSVVTTIAFPSAPFPPRDHYQYYIFVFLFGELFGRSYLIVLSYLLPNLAQKLTVRRIWFLSAAEISLLVFFLLAAWYRFLTDVTIVLILSFIGGIIIGIMYVNMLSVYSEIEDPRSREFVLGYASAATGAGAITAGLLGLLIEPWLRSHCLIVAVHNSFCFTRLQGGGVCK, from the exons ATGGAGGACAAAACCGAAGAAAAACATGCGACCCTTATGGATTTATTCCCTGCGAACTCCGACACAGATACATCACGAGAAAAGCCAGGAACGATTtgtgctttctttgttttcggcTTCTTGATCTACGCAACCTACTCATTGATAATATCAGGCGCTCAAGACATCCTGGCTGGGACCTTTGTGCCAACATCAGCCGTGCTGGTTGCCAATGTCGGGCCTTATTTTATCATAACTGTTGTAGCACCGTACTTCATTCAAAAGATCGCATATTTCCCGCGCATACTGGCCATATTTTTCCTTATGGTTACCGGACTTACAATGGTAGTTTCCGCTAAACGCGTTGGGGTGAGGTTATTGGGAATTTCTCTCTCCTCGTTTGGATTTGGTTTGGGAGAATTATCTTTTATTGCAATGACGTCTTTCTATCATGGAACAGCTGTTAGCGCCTTCTCAGCTGGTACAGGAACTGGTATATCAATGGCACCGCTCTATTACACAG CTATGACAACGTGGGCTTGCGTTTCTCCTTCCGTAACCATCTCCATTATGGCTGTCAGTTTGGTTTTCTTGCTTATTTTCTACGCTCTGATGGAGAGAAAGCATACCCAGGATGGTCAAGCTGCGGCAAAGGGAATCACCCGCAAAGACATTCAATATTCACCAATTGAGGAAGAAGAACAAGACATAAACCCTGGTGATGATCTTTTAACATGGAAGGAAAAATGCACAGCAATCAAAAAAGTTTGGCCGATTATCGCTTCCATAATCAGCGCGTGGATCGCTGAATATTTGATAATTCAATCGGTCGTTACTACGATAGCGTTTCCGAGCGCTCCTTTTCCACCTCGGGACCATTATCAATATTATATCTTCGTCTTCTTGTTCGGAGAACTGTTCGGTAGATCCTACTTAATCGTTCTCTCTTATCTTCTGCCGAACTTGGCCCAAAAGCTTACAGTGCGTAGAATATGGTTCCTCTCAGCGGCGGAGATTTctcttttagttttctttttgcttgcaGCCTGGTACCGCTTTTTGACTGATGTTACGATagtgttaattctctccttCATCGGAGGTATCATTATAGGTATCATGTATGTGAACATGTTATCAGTTTATTCCGAGATCGAGGACCCGAGATCCCGAGAATTCGTTCTCGGTTACGCTTCAGCTGCAACCGGCGCTGGTGCGATCACCGCTGGCTTGTTAGGATTATTAATTGAGCCTTGGCTGCGCAGTCATTGTTTAATAGTGGCCGTTCATAACAGCTTTTGCTTCACTCGATTGCAGGGTGGTGGAGTTTGTAAATGA
- the LOC131786696 gene encoding uncharacterized protein: MGNFKTKPVHHDDGSDLKIYYEPEPERLRKVMAFFGLGILLNIIFSLVMVAAQDILAETYIPTSVVLIANVGPFFLVSLIVPYFMQRIPYVVRAFLIFFLFVTGVIVLALARQVQWKLIGVGMVAVGAGLGEPTILSLTSFHGELTLAAFSAGTGVGFAIAPLYYTALTTWACVSPKVATLIMAAMMVLIFVCFYFIDNSATKCTSSLSDDLSGVHYSALETNENLCDISNKDDEENDEGTSLSWREKMMVICQLLPYMLPMFITWFSEYIIIQAVITTVAFPSSPFKPRDHYEYYIAVFVVGEMVGRSYLLVLSYIKKDWGEKAKFPYLWVLCLVEVMDLLFLVLAAWYRFLPSVWIVLLLMFVCGLTVGAFYVNVVIIFRNCLQQKYKEFAMGYIDLPLTGGVLTAAVLGLYVEPLLREHCMILMDNTDFCFTRTQS, translated from the exons ATGGGAAACTTTAAGACGAAACCTGTGCACCATGACGATGGTAGCGACCTCAAGATATATTACGAGCCTGAACCCGAGCGACTACGCAAAGTTATGGCGTTTTTCGGGCTGGGAATTCTTCTTAACATCATTTTCTCCCTGGTCATGGTAGCAGCTCAAGATATTCTAGCTGAAACGTATATTCCAACTTCTGTTGTTCTAATTGCAAACGTTGGaccattttttcttgtttctctaaTCGTACCGTACTTCATGCAACGTATTCCATATGTTGTTCGTGCTTTCCTTATCTTCTTCCTTTTTGTCACCGGTGTCATCGTACTCGCGTTGGCGAGGCAAGTTCAATGGAAGTTAATCGGGGTGGGAATGGTTGCAGTTGGTGCTGGCCTTGGTGAACCGACAATTTTGTCTTTAACATCGTTTCATGGCGAGTTGACATTAGCTGCGTTCTCAGCGGGAACGGGAGTAGGATTTGCAATTGCACCCTTGTATTATACAG CCTTGACAACATGGGCCTGCGTATCACCAAAGGTTGCCACTCTTATCATGGCAGCGATGATGGTCCTGATCTTTGTCTGTTTTTACTTCATCGACAACTCAGCGACAAAGTGCACCAGTTCTCTATCGGATGATCTTAGTGGAGTGCATTACTCAGCTCTTGAGACCAATG aaaatttgtgtgACATCTCAAACAAAgatgatgaagaaaatgatgaaggTACCTCTCTTTCTTGGCGGGAAAAAATGATGGTCATTTGTCAGCTGCTGCCTTATATGTTACCAATGTTTATTACATGGTTCTCTGAGTACATTATCATTCAAGCCGTCATTACAACTGTGGCATTTCCCAGCTCTCCTTTCAAACCTCGTGACCATTATGAGTATTACATTGCTGTATTCGTGGTGGGTGAGATGGTGGGGAGGTCTTACCTTTTAGTGCTGTCCTACATTAAAAAAGACTGGGGAGAGAAAGCTAAATTTCCATACCTTTGGGTTCTGTGTCTGGTCGAAGTCAtggatcttttgtttttggtgttGGCTGCCTGGTACCGTTTTTTACCAAGTGTATGGATCGTTTTGCTCCTTATGTTTGTCTGCGGCTTGACTGTGGGTGCTTTTTATGTTAACGTAGTGataatttttagaaattgtCTCCAACAAAAGTACAAGGAGTTTGCCATGGGATACATCGACCTACCTTTAACGGGAGGAGTTTTAACAGCCGCCGTGTTGGGCCTGTACGTTGAACCcctgttgcgtgaacattgCATGATCCTCATGGATAACACAGACTTCTGCTTTACAAGAACACAGTCTTAA